In the genome of Ignavibacteriales bacterium, one region contains:
- the dusB gene encoding tRNA dihydrouridine synthase DusB → MFKVGNIELKDALLLAPMEDVTDVSFRLICKRLGADVVYTEFVNSEGLVRESEKTHKKLEIVEEESPVGIQIYGSSISSMVGAAKIAEEKNPDIIDINAGCWVKNVVGCGAGAGLLKDPEYLQRLVKEVVNSVSKPVTVKTRIGWDANTIQVIDIAKRLEDVGVKALTIHCRTRAQGHNGDADWSWIPKIKQVVNIPVALNGGVLSAEDVKKAFNETGADAVMIARGAIGNPWIFAEAKSTIQHGKSDLVIDHNKKIETAIEHLKLAINIKGERRAVLEHRKFYTGYLKSLYNASKVRMQLMSVNEFNPVVDILNLYKNELDQHYSNEPIKLSLTQ, encoded by the coding sequence ATGTTTAAAGTTGGAAATATAGAATTAAAGGATGCACTGCTTTTAGCCCCAATGGAAGATGTTACAGATGTTTCCTTCAGACTAATTTGTAAACGACTCGGTGCCGATGTTGTCTACACTGAATTTGTAAATTCAGAAGGTCTCGTTCGAGAATCTGAAAAGACACACAAGAAACTTGAAATAGTAGAAGAGGAAAGTCCAGTTGGAATTCAGATATACGGTTCATCGATTTCCTCAATGGTTGGAGCTGCAAAAATTGCTGAAGAAAAAAATCCGGATATAATTGATATCAACGCCGGATGCTGGGTTAAAAATGTTGTGGGATGTGGAGCGGGTGCTGGTTTACTAAAAGATCCGGAGTATCTCCAGCGTTTAGTCAAAGAAGTTGTGAACTCTGTTTCTAAACCGGTTACAGTTAAAACGAGAATTGGATGGGATGCGAATACTATTCAGGTTATTGACATTGCCAAGCGATTGGAAGATGTTGGTGTAAAAGCATTAACAATTCATTGCAGAACAAGAGCACAAGGACATAATGGTGATGCTGATTGGAGTTGGATTCCAAAAATCAAACAGGTTGTAAACATACCTGTCGCGCTAAATGGCGGAGTGCTGTCCGCCGAGGATGTAAAAAAAGCTTTTAATGAAACCGGCGCTGATGCAGTGATGATTGCTCGTGGTGCAATCGGTAATCCCTGGATTTTTGCCGAAGCTAAATCGACAATTCAACATGGAAAAAGTGATCTTGTTATCGATCATAATAAAAAGATTGAAACTGCTATTGAACATTTAAAATTAGCCATAAATATAAAAGGCGAGCGAAGAGCAGTGCTGGAGCACAGAAAGTTTTATACCGGGTATCTTAAGAGTTTATACAATGCATCCAAAGTACGTATGCAATTGATGTCAGTTAATGAATTTAATCCGGTTGTTGATATTTTAAATTTATACAAAAATGAACTGGACCAACATTATTCAAATGAGCCGATTAAGCTTAGTCTGACTCAATGA
- a CDS encoding NAD-dependent isocitrate dehydrogenase — protein MSHQLTLIPGDGIGPEITKATTKVIEHSGVKIDWEVMEAGMSALEKYRDPLPAEVIESISRNKVALKGPLTTPVGKGFRSVNVALRKEFELYVNQRPAKTYKGIKTLYFDHIDLMIFRENLEEFYSGIEHYIDSSRSAAETIGIITRRGSERILRYAFNYAKQHGRKKITVVHKANILKYTGGLFLDVAEQMAPEYPEVIFDTKIVDNMAMQMVMNPYQFDVIVTTNLFGDILSDLASGLVGGLGLAPGANIGDGIALFEAVHGSAPDIAGQNIANPAALMLASVMMLEYIGEIKPAKRIEKAIASVIEKGMEVTKDINPKNFVGTDKFADAVISELDKLSE, from the coding sequence TTGAGTCATCAACTAACATTAATTCCGGGCGATGGTATCGGACCTGAGATTACAAAAGCAACAACAAAGGTAATAGAACACTCAGGAGTAAAAATAGATTGGGAAGTGATGGAAGCAGGTATGAGTGCATTGGAAAAATACCGCGACCCCTTACCAGCAGAAGTAATAGAATCAATAAGCAGAAACAAAGTTGCACTAAAAGGACCCTTAACGACACCAGTCGGTAAAGGATTCAGAAGTGTTAATGTTGCTTTGAGAAAAGAGTTTGAACTTTATGTTAATCAGCGTCCTGCAAAAACTTATAAAGGAATCAAAACTTTATACTTCGATCACATCGATTTAATGATTTTCAGAGAGAACCTTGAAGAATTTTATTCCGGTATTGAGCATTATATAGACAGTAGCCGTTCGGCAGCGGAGACAATTGGTATTATTACTCGTCGTGGTTCTGAAAGGATTTTACGATATGCCTTTAACTACGCAAAGCAGCATGGCAGAAAGAAAATTACAGTCGTTCATAAAGCAAATATTTTAAAATATACTGGAGGACTATTCCTTGATGTAGCCGAACAGATGGCACCTGAATATCCTGAAGTAATTTTCGACACAAAAATTGTTGACAATATGGCTATGCAAATGGTGATGAATCCATATCAATTTGATGTAATCGTTACAACTAATTTATTTGGTGATATTCTATCCGACCTCGCCTCAGGACTTGTAGGCGGACTGGGATTGGCACCCGGCGCAAACATAGGTGATGGCATTGCACTATTCGAAGCGGTGCACGGTTCGGCACCTGATATTGCAGGTCAAAATATTGCAAACCCCGCCGCACTAATGCTGGCAAGTGTAATGATGCTTGAATATATCGGTGAAATAAAACCCGCAAAGAGGATTGAAAAAGCAATCGCTTCGGTTATTGAAAAAGGAATGGAAGTAACAAAAGATATTAATCCTAAAAATTTTGTTGGAACTGATAAATTTGCTGATGCGGTGATTTCGGAACTGGATAAGTTAAGTGAATAA
- a CDS encoding DUF3267 domain-containing protein, with amino-acid sequence MLTEPSPNQNKKDLSVSMLAANLYSIPIVLLVSAFTVTPFLLIWGMKPFRTGFNEFSNLFVFIPAVLIGVVLHEIIHAVSWKYLGRKSWDTIKIGFQWETITPYAHCSEPVNVKVYRAGTIAPVIILGFIPVLIATISGNGWLMTFGFLFTVAAGGDFLILWLIRKVNSDYLIEDHPERAGCYVLEKISGDNSEIIDKINQ; translated from the coding sequence ATGCTGACAGAACCCAGTCCTAATCAAAATAAAAAAGATCTGTCAGTTTCAATGCTGGCGGCAAATTTGTACAGCATCCCGATTGTTCTTCTTGTTTCTGCATTCACTGTAACTCCATTTTTACTTATCTGGGGGATGAAACCATTCAGAACCGGTTTTAATGAGTTTTCAAATCTGTTTGTTTTTATTCCCGCTGTATTGATTGGTGTTGTGCTTCATGAGATCATTCATGCAGTTTCGTGGAAATATCTTGGAAGAAAATCATGGGACACCATTAAAATAGGCTTCCAGTGGGAGACAATTACTCCTTATGCACATTGTTCAGAACCAGTAAATGTGAAGGTCTATCGTGCAGGAACAATTGCACCAGTAATCATTCTGGGATTCATTCCAGTTTTAATTGCTACTATTTCCGGGAATGGATGGTTAATGACATTCGGATTTCTTTTTACAGTTGCTGCAGGCGGTGACTTTTTAATTTTATGGTTAATAAGAAAGGTAAATAGTGATTACTTAATTGAAGATCATCCCGAACGAGCGGGATGTTATGTGCTGGAAAAAATATCTGGTGATAATTCTGAAATTATAGATAAAATAAATCAATAA
- a CDS encoding 4Fe-4S dicluster domain-containing protein — MGLKNGIFIIIFISASVFFIKNSLNLIKYLKVGKKQDNRFDNIPARLKKVWTIAFAQSKLLRDPVAGTLHLLIFWGFVLFLFAVIEAIIQGFYSSFSLSFLGPFYSVITIIQDFFGVLVIIAVLASLYRRFIKKVPRLMVDKSGQIDAAFILLMIMFVCITMFGQNISLVANNNFVLHDFEIRPISALLSPVFFSGANSSSNIWYEIFWWAHILIVFGFLNFLPFSKHLHVLTSIPNTFFSNKDEIRNTLKPLNLEDENVEVYGASDIEHFSWKQLLDGYSCTECGRCTASCPAATVGKSLSPRKIIVDIRHRTMDKAPLIVNNITESEVFEKPLVHNYISDTELWQCTTCMACVQECPVMIEHVDSIVDMRRNLVLTESEFPANLNSVFKSIETNYTPWAFNQSDRANWSEGMNIKTLADDSGGEVLFWVGCAGSFDARYKKVTVAFASLMQKAGIDFRILGNEEKCNGDTARRLGNEYLAQTMMQENITTLNGYGVKNIVTACPHCFHSLKNEYKQFGGDFNVTHHSEFITSLISEGKLELKTENEKQKITYHDSCYLGRYNNVYEQPRKALSSIKHNDVVEMNRNKSKGFCCGAGGGRMFLEDEDGGRINIERTQEALSTNADTIASACPFCMTMLTDGVKHFEKNEEVSVKDIAEIVLENCK; from the coding sequence ATGGGTCTGAAGAACGGCATTTTTATTATCATTTTTATTTCTGCATCAGTATTCTTTATAAAGAATAGTTTAAACCTCATAAAATATCTAAAGGTTGGTAAAAAGCAGGATAACCGGTTTGATAATATTCCGGCACGACTTAAAAAAGTCTGGACTATTGCTTTTGCACAGTCAAAACTTCTGAGAGATCCTGTTGCAGGTACTCTGCATCTATTAATCTTCTGGGGTTTCGTACTTTTTTTATTCGCAGTTATTGAAGCAATTATTCAGGGTTTTTACTCATCTTTCAGTTTATCCTTTTTAGGGCCTTTTTATTCAGTGATAACTATTATCCAGGATTTCTTTGGTGTACTTGTAATTATTGCCGTGTTAGCCTCTCTCTATAGACGCTTCATAAAAAAAGTACCAAGGTTGATGGTTGACAAATCAGGACAGATTGATGCGGCTTTTATCCTTCTGATGATAATGTTTGTCTGCATTACGATGTTTGGACAGAATATTTCACTCGTCGCCAATAACAATTTTGTACTTCATGACTTTGAAATAAGACCCATATCAGCATTGCTAAGCCCTGTATTTTTCTCTGGGGCAAACAGCTCATCTAATATTTGGTATGAGATATTTTGGTGGGCTCATATTCTGATCGTGTTTGGATTTTTAAATTTTCTACCTTTTTCAAAACACCTGCATGTACTCACATCAATTCCGAACACTTTTTTCTCAAATAAAGATGAAATACGCAATACACTAAAACCTCTGAACCTTGAGGATGAGAATGTAGAAGTTTACGGAGCCTCAGATATTGAACATTTTTCATGGAAACAATTATTAGATGGGTACTCATGCACTGAATGTGGAAGATGTACTGCTTCTTGTCCTGCGGCAACGGTAGGCAAATCCTTATCGCCGAGAAAAATCATTGTTGATATACGTCACAGAACAATGGACAAAGCACCATTAATCGTCAACAATATTACTGAGAGTGAAGTGTTTGAAAAGCCACTTGTACACAATTATATCAGTGACACCGAACTTTGGCAGTGCACTACTTGTATGGCTTGTGTTCAGGAGTGCCCGGTAATGATTGAGCATGTTGATTCAATTGTTGATATGAGAAGAAATCTGGTGTTAACCGAATCGGAATTTCCGGCAAATCTGAATTCAGTTTTTAAAAGTATTGAAACAAATTATACTCCATGGGCTTTTAATCAGAGTGATCGTGCTAATTGGTCGGAAGGAATGAATATTAAAACTCTGGCAGATGATTCAGGCGGCGAAGTATTATTCTGGGTCGGTTGCGCTGGATCATTTGATGCACGTTACAAAAAAGTGACTGTTGCATTCGCTAGTCTTATGCAGAAAGCAGGTATAGATTTTAGAATACTCGGCAATGAAGAAAAATGCAATGGCGATACTGCAAGACGTCTTGGTAATGAATATCTTGCCCAGACAATGATGCAGGAAAATATCACAACACTGAACGGATATGGAGTAAAAAATATAGTGACTGCATGTCCACACTGTTTTCATTCTCTGAAAAACGAATACAAGCAATTTGGCGGTGATTTCAATGTAACTCATCACTCCGAATTTATAACATCACTGATCAGTGAAGGTAAATTAGAACTGAAAACAGAAAATGAAAAACAGAAAATAACTTATCACGATTCATGCTATTTAGGAAGATATAATAACGTTTATGAGCAGCCGCGAAAAGCTTTATCATCAATAAAGCACAATGATGTGGTTGAGATGAACCGGAATAAAAGCAAAGGCTTTTGCTGTGGTGCCGGCGGCGGTAGAATGTTTCTTGAGGATGAAGATGGCGGAAGAATCAATATTGAAAGAACACAGGAAGCTTTATCGACAAATGCCGATACAATAGCTTCTGCATGCCCGTTCTGTATGACTATGTTGACTGACGGGGTTAAACATTTTGAAAAAAATGAGGAGGTTAGTGTAAAAGATATTGCGGAGATAGTCCTTGAAAATTGCAAATAA
- a CDS encoding histone H1, which produces MTRLEDLMQAVRNLEGDFEKFYIKGQAAAGTRLRKGLSELRKLAQDVRKEVQDLKAQRKAEKTK; this is translated from the coding sequence ATGACCAGATTAGAAGACTTAATGCAGGCAGTTAGAAATCTTGAAGGGGATTTTGAGAAGTTTTACATAAAAGGACAAGCTGCGGCTGGTACAAGGTTACGTAAAGGATTGAGTGAATTAAGAAAACTTGCACAGGATGTTAGAAAAGAAGTCCAGGATTTAAAAGCTCAGAGAAAAGCTGAAAAAACCAAATAA
- a CDS encoding enoyl-CoA hydratase/isomerase family protein produces the protein MIKFAQQGSVGIVSLNRPEKRNALHPTMVKQLMTRLSELENEVSVKVVVITGEGSSFCAGADLEYLGNLRKYSLIENENDSSLLADFFQQIYFFPKPTIACVNGPAIAGGCGLATVCDFIFAHPVNSKFGFSEVKIGFIPAIVSIFLIKKIGEGKATEMLLSGDVYDGTKAFNIGLVSYLSEETLNDSIEFGLKLSANSSQSMYETKKMIKSISNMNVREAVDYCKRLNVISRNTNEFKKGIEKYFEKNQREK, from the coding sequence ATGATAAAGTTTGCACAGCAGGGCAGTGTCGGGATAGTTTCTCTTAATCGCCCGGAGAAACGCAACGCTCTGCATCCCACAATGGTTAAACAATTAATGACAAGATTGTCTGAGCTTGAGAACGAAGTTTCTGTAAAAGTTGTTGTGATCACCGGTGAAGGATCAAGTTTCTGTGCAGGGGCAGACCTTGAATATCTTGGTAATCTCAGAAAATATTCTTTGATAGAAAATGAAAATGACTCTTCGCTACTTGCTGATTTTTTTCAACAGATTTATTTTTTCCCAAAACCCACGATTGCTTGTGTAAATGGTCCTGCAATCGCTGGCGGATGCGGATTGGCAACAGTCTGCGATTTTATTTTTGCTCATCCAGTTAATTCAAAATTTGGTTTCAGTGAAGTTAAGATTGGATTCATCCCGGCAATAGTTTCGATATTTCTCATTAAAAAAATTGGAGAGGGTAAAGCTACTGAAATGCTTTTAAGCGGAGATGTATATGATGGGACAAAAGCTTTTAATATCGGATTAGTCAGTTATCTATCTGAAGAAACTTTAAATGATTCAATAGAATTTGGTTTGAAATTATCCGCTAATTCATCACAAAGTATGTATGAGACTAAAAAGATGATTAAGTCAATCTCGAATATGAATGTTAGGGAGGCTGTTGACTATTGTAAGAGATTAAATGTTATCAGCCGGAACACAAATGAATTTAAAAAAGGAATCGAAAAATATTTTGAAAAAAATCAGAGGGAGAAATGA
- a CDS encoding adenine phosphoribosyltransferase produces MKEELKKYIRSIKDFPKQGIMFRDITTLLKDPAALKLTTGLLFEMTKNLGITKVAAIESRGFIFGALLAEKLNAGFVPLRKPGKLPSQKISESYQLEYGNDSIEMHVDAINENDKVLIHDDLLATGGTAAAACSLVEKAGGKIMQVSFVIELSFLNGRKKLGKYDVVSLIDYADEN; encoded by the coding sequence ATGAAGGAAGAATTAAAAAAATATATCCGAAGTATAAAGGATTTCCCCAAACAGGGAATAATGTTCAGGGATATCACAACATTACTCAAAGATCCGGCTGCATTGAAACTTACTACCGGTTTACTGTTCGAGATGACAAAAAATCTTGGTATAACTAAAGTAGCGGCTATTGAATCAAGGGGATTTATTTTTGGTGCACTGCTGGCAGAGAAATTAAATGCGGGTTTTGTACCGCTGAGAAAACCAGGAAAACTTCCTTCCCAAAAAATTAGTGAATCATATCAATTGGAATATGGTAACGATTCTATTGAAATGCATGTTGACGCAATTAATGAAAATGATAAAGTTCTCATTCATGATGATTTGTTAGCTACTGGTGGAACTGCCGCGGCAGCCTGCAGCTTAGTTGAAAAAGCTGGTGGTAAAATTATGCAGGTGTCGTTTGTTATTGAGCTTTCATTTCTGAACGGAAGGAAAAAACTGGGAAAGTATGATGTTGTCTCTTTGATCGATTATGCAGATGAGAATTAA
- a CDS encoding MFS transporter, with amino-acid sequence MNKKTPLVLIFLTVFIDLLGFGILIPILPTFATKELKVDETAIGIVIAIYSLTQFFFNPVFGKLSDKYGRRPIIVISLLLNAVGYIVFSFTHTYLMLIISRIIAGVGGSSIGVAQAYIADVTTREERSKGMGLIGAAFGLGFVFGPLIGGMLSEYGYSVTGFVSAGFSFLAFLLTLFYLPESNLNRNNVAPSKRTLFNVEAAKKIFSKPDLSIIIILFFILTFSVANIYGTFALLGFKVYHFTDLQNGYMYGIVGLSSAIVQGGLLNFVSKYINQKRMITIGSFLMMAGLALLPYGGSLAGLAVVVVILSLGTGSLQPTLLSLISEVTSESEQGITLGLNQSFSALARVLGPLWGGFAFEFIGYPFPFLTGAAFTFLIFLISIFYLPKILRSNDNQNNET; translated from the coding sequence GTGAATAAAAAAACACCTCTTGTTCTTATCTTCTTAACAGTTTTTATTGACCTGCTTGGATTCGGAATTTTAATTCCAATCTTACCGACCTTCGCGACAAAAGAATTAAAAGTTGATGAAACGGCAATAGGAATAGTCATCGCGATTTATTCGCTGACCCAGTTTTTCTTTAATCCTGTTTTCGGAAAACTTTCCGATAAATACGGAAGGCGACCAATCATTGTAATTTCATTATTACTTAACGCAGTTGGTTATATAGTCTTTTCATTTACTCATACTTATCTGATGTTAATAATATCGCGTATCATAGCCGGGGTTGGAGGAAGCAGTATAGGTGTTGCCCAGGCATATATTGCAGATGTTACAACCAGAGAAGAACGATCAAAAGGAATGGGCTTGATTGGAGCTGCGTTTGGATTGGGCTTCGTTTTTGGACCGCTCATTGGCGGAATGCTTTCAGAATATGGATATTCCGTTACTGGTTTTGTTTCTGCCGGATTTTCTTTCCTGGCATTTTTGCTTACACTCTTTTATTTACCTGAATCAAATCTGAACAGAAATAATGTAGCACCGTCTAAAAGAACATTATTCAATGTCGAAGCTGCAAAAAAAATATTTTCAAAACCGGATTTATCAATCATCATTATTTTGTTTTTTATTCTGACTTTTTCTGTAGCAAACATTTATGGTACATTCGCATTATTAGGATTCAAAGTATACCATTTTACAGATTTACAAAACGGATATATGTACGGAATAGTCGGATTATCGTCAGCAATTGTACAGGGAGGTTTGCTAAATTTTGTTTCGAAATATATTAATCAGAAAAGAATGATTACTATTGGTTCATTTTTAATGATGGCGGGACTTGCACTTCTTCCTTATGGCGGGTCGTTAGCCGGGCTTGCTGTTGTTGTGGTAATACTTTCTCTTGGAACAGGTTCATTACAACCGACATTACTAAGTTTGATATCTGAAGTAACCTCTGAGAGTGAACAGGGAATTACCCTTGGATTGAATCAGTCATTCTCTGCTCTTGCCCGTGTTCTTGGTCCCCTATGGGGCGGCTTCGCATTTGAATTTATTGGATATCCTTTTCCGTTTTTAACAGGTGCAGCTTTTACCTTTTTAATTTTTCTGATTAGTATATTTTATTTACCGAAAATACTTCGATCAAATGATAATCAAAATAATGAGACTTGA
- a CDS encoding CapA family protein, with protein sequence MSRYLIILSIAFFFAQQGEVKVNLSSANEVNRYQEDDSTRSVSLSFVGDLMCHSVQYNYARVNKDSFDFSPSYRYIKQYLSQSDVTIGNLETVTAGKKAGYSGYPFFNSPDEYISALKDAGFDYLVTANNHSLDKGEAGILKTIENINRNGLDYNGTFISEQDRDSSRIISRNGINLGYLSYTYGTNGVKIPKGKKYLINLIDTILIKEDIEKLKSENVDAVIVHFHFGEEYKREPNKFQKDIVAKTIEYGADFIIGGHPHVLQPVDFVKSNSSGIDTVFVAYSLGNFISNQRWRYSDAGAILNLELSKNENGNIRIEKINYLPTWVFKGNTGSKNEYIILPSESYNDTSLTFLKNSDRKLMEEAFFDSQEILTKYSHIDLKHINSKTNLMGKNNGY encoded by the coding sequence ATGAGCCGTTACCTAATAATTCTCTCAATAGCATTTTTCTTTGCTCAACAGGGTGAAGTAAAAGTTAATCTTTCTTCTGCTAATGAAGTCAATCGATATCAAGAGGATGACAGTACAAGATCTGTTAGTCTTTCATTTGTAGGTGATTTGATGTGTCACTCGGTTCAATATAATTATGCCAGAGTAAATAAAGACAGTTTTGATTTCAGTCCTTCTTACAGATATATAAAACAGTATCTCTCCCAAAGTGATGTGACAATAGGCAATTTAGAAACAGTCACTGCCGGAAAAAAAGCTGGCTACTCGGGTTATCCTTTTTTTAATTCCCCTGATGAATACATCTCAGCCTTAAAGGATGCAGGATTTGATTATTTAGTTACTGCAAACAATCACTCATTGGATAAAGGTGAAGCCGGTATCTTAAAAACTATTGAAAATATAAATCGAAATGGATTAGATTATAACGGTACTTTCATATCAGAGCAGGATAGAGATTCATCCCGCATTATAAGCCGGAATGGAATTAATCTTGGTTACCTTTCTTATACTTATGGAACAAATGGAGTCAAAATTCCCAAAGGGAAAAAATATCTTATCAATCTTATCGATACGATTTTGATAAAGGAAGATATAGAGAAATTAAAATCAGAAAATGTTGATGCTGTAATTGTTCATTTTCATTTTGGTGAAGAATACAAAAGAGAACCAAATAAGTTTCAAAAAGATATTGTTGCAAAAACAATTGAATACGGTGCTGATTTTATTATTGGCGGACATCCGCACGTGCTTCAACCGGTGGATTTTGTTAAAAGTAATTCGTCAGGTATTGATACAGTATTCGTTGCCTATTCATTGGGTAATTTTATTTCCAATCAACGTTGGCGTTACTCTGACGCAGGTGCGATTCTAAATCTTGAATTGTCAAAAAATGAAAATGGGAATATCAGGATTGAGAAAATTAATTATCTCCCGACCTGGGTATTCAAAGGAAACACGGGATCAAAGAATGAGTATATCATACTTCCATCTGAAAGTTACAATGATACTTCATTGACATTCCTTAAAAATTCTGATCGTAAATTAATGGAAGAAGCATTTTTTGATTCGCAGGAGATACTTACAAAATATTCACATATTGATTTAAAGCATATAAATTCAAAAACAAATTTAATGGGCAAAAACAATGGCTATTAA
- a CDS encoding alpha/beta fold hydrolase, protein MRKDFVLLKDDTERISVSTFGNSNQSGSPCIILVHGFKGFKDWGFFPYTAEYFSKQGFFVLTFNFSHNGIGSNETEFTELDLFAKNTFSREVSELEFIIQSLLSGKSGLPQKTNIILIGHSRGGAIAALTAGKFNEVSCLVLWASVCKLDRYTNRQKTEWKKDGKIDVLNTRTKQILSLNVSLLEDIEKNSSGSLNIQNSVASFHKPLLIVHGDQDVTVPVKEAYQLFDWADKSSTSICIIEGTGHTFHVQHPFEGLNDKFERVLEKTNNFIKKNLN, encoded by the coding sequence ATGCGCAAAGATTTTGTATTACTGAAAGACGATACAGAAAGAATAAGTGTATCCACTTTTGGTAATTCTAATCAAAGCGGTAGTCCCTGTATAATACTTGTTCACGGATTTAAGGGATTTAAGGACTGGGGATTCTTCCCTTATACTGCTGAATATTTTTCTAAGCAGGGATTTTTTGTTCTTACATTTAATTTCAGTCATAATGGAATTGGTTCTAATGAAACTGAATTTACCGAACTGGATTTGTTCGCTAAGAATACTTTTTCCAGGGAAGTATCGGAACTTGAATTCATCATTCAATCTTTACTTTCAGGTAAATCAGGACTTCCCCAAAAAACTAATATCATTTTGATAGGACATAGCAGAGGCGGAGCAATTGCTGCTCTTACTGCCGGTAAGTTTAATGAAGTCTCTTGTTTAGTTCTCTGGGCTTCAGTGTGTAAGTTAGACAGGTACACAAACCGTCAGAAAACCGAGTGGAAAAAAGATGGAAAGATTGACGTTCTGAATACCCGAACTAAACAAATTTTGTCATTGAATGTTTCACTCCTTGAAGATATTGAAAAGAATTCATCAGGATCTTTGAATATTCAAAATTCAGTCGCTTCCTTTCACAAGCCATTACTTATAGTTCATGGCGATCAGGATGTGACAGTTCCGGTTAAAGAAGCTTATCAGTTATTTGACTGGGCTGATAAATCCAGCACTAGCATATGCATTATTGAAGGAACGGGACATACGTTTCATGTTCAACATCCTTTTGAAGGACTGAACGATAAATTTGAACGAGTACTTGAAAAGACTAACAATTTTATAAAGAAAAATCTTAATTGA
- a CDS encoding biotin transporter BioY encodes MIISENLKSLKSINTVSRIFSSSLFGVLSFALLTAVAAQIAIPVKPVPFTLQTMIVLLSGAVLGAKKGFYSQVIYLTLGAIGLPVFAQTPDATFGIARLIGPTGGYLLAFPLAAFLIGYLIQKNKSYTTVVASMFFGELLIITIGVFHLNLFYVHNFKVAVQTGAAIFSVWMVIKVFVAAAIFSRFNRK; translated from the coding sequence ATGATTATCAGTGAAAATCTTAAAAGTTTAAAATCTATAAACACAGTAAGCAGAATTTTCTCATCTTCACTTTTTGGAGTGTTGTCGTTTGCGTTACTTACCGCAGTAGCAGCACAGATCGCCATACCTGTAAAACCTGTTCCATTTACTTTACAAACAATGATTGTTTTATTATCCGGAGCTGTTCTCGGTGCCAAAAAAGGATTCTACAGCCAGGTAATATATTTAACATTGGGAGCAATCGGTCTTCCGGTTTTTGCCCAAACACCTGACGCAACATTTGGTATAGCAAGATTAATAGGTCCAACCGGTGGTTATCTTTTAGCGTTTCCATTAGCTGCTTTTCTGATTGGTTACTTAATTCAAAAAAATAAATCTTATACCACAGTTGTGGCATCAATGTTCTTTGGTGAACTGTTGATCATAACTATCGGTGTTTTTCATCTCAACTTATTTTACGTTCACAACTTTAAGGTAGCTGTACAAACCGGTGCTGCAATATTCTCTGTGTGGATGGTTATAAAAGTTTTTGTTGCCGCAGCAATCTTTTCAAGATTTAACAGAAAATAA